The following coding sequences lie in one Cucurbita pepo subsp. pepo cultivar mu-cu-16 chromosome LG13, ASM280686v2, whole genome shotgun sequence genomic window:
- the LOC111808169 gene encoding uncharacterized protein LOC111808169, producing MGQDTELDFDSICSVDLSPNTVLPSIPRHSSIKTRISRKKHKHKDFVLSVKDDFTEIRFGGSRRSRKSNSSSLVELEDNEHIGFELNVKDDFTEIRFGSNRSSRKGDSPCLDELEDDKAIKRGSKYQSYEDVGNIKGMSIQGERRKIEISHDNKISLSSGIVDSLCSSDEEKLERRDNVLSLNTKLNQSSVSKACIRPRSSDSFLEIYLGSENSDALSKDSSNQLGNVTGIRPLHNGKKLFKRDKVYALQKSLSAKVEMPKNQLPLESDLRFRHGQKVRTSPFRKMLDPFMKSKSVRSRFSHAIEADGDKAVKTIDLQRNETQRKVKSSDCESDFSNNDNRHNVVASSPVHLHGSLKLERKHGMPFFEFSQSSPEDVYVAKTWKTDDAFKWVYTFHTQDHQKKSNASNFGLNHSCKNSLMVGQMQVSCYLSSELRGGGFDNSMVTEFVLYETGRARKSTASQGSCDFMHDAVKPPKSSNSALVEEAFSMNDGTLEKPKFQQKQASENCDYGSIDSCPWDSADLHPDLEAAAITMQIPFRKRGDKPSSKLISAVQNLSKIEQRKDEPPHHTTRETLKVVIPIGNHGLPTVESHGPSPLLDRWRLGGGCDCGGWDMGCPLLVLGTHSAENQSHKGKQTFELFHQGVKDTTPALTMNVVKDGHYAVDFHARLSTLQAFSICVAILHATEACNAVQVEETKELQPCNSLKVLLEEEVKFLIDAVTMEEKKKETRTLKETPSSYLFNPPFSPIARV from the exons ATGGGGCAAGATACAGAATTGGACTTTGACAGTATTTGCTCTGTGGATCTGAGTCCTAACACAGTTCTACCATCAATCCCACGACATTCGAGCATTAAAACTAGAATctcaagaaaaaaacataagcATAAAGATTTCGTATTGAGTGTGAAGGATGATTTTACCGAGATTAGATTCGGTGGCAGCCGTAGGTCTCGAAAAAGCAATTCATCTAGCCTAGTTGAACTAGAAGATAATGAGCATATAGGTTTTGAATTGAATGTAAAGGATGATTTCACAGAGATTAGATTTGGCAGCAACCGAAGTTCCCGTAAAGGCGATTCACCTTGCCTAGATGAATTGGAAGATGATAAAGCGATCAAACGGGGTTCGAAGTACCAAAGCTATGAAGATGTAGGTAATATAAAAGGGATGAGCATTCAAGGGGAAAGGAGAAAGATAGAAATTTCTCATGACAATAAGATCTCTTTGTCTTCTGGTATTGTTGATTCTTTGTGTAGTTCAGATGAGGAAAAACTAGAGAGGAGAGATAATGTATTATCTTTGAACACAAAACTGAATCAATCATCAGTTAGTAAGGCTTGCATACGCCCACGTTCATCGGATAGCTTCCTTGAGATCTACTTAGGTTCCGAGAACAGTGATGCTCTATCGAAAGATTCAAGCAATCAGCTCGGAAATGTTACAGGCATTAGACCTCTTCACAATGGCAAGAAACTTTTCAAGAGAGACAAGGTTTACGCATTGCAGAAGTCACTCTCTGCTAAGGTAGAAATGCCTAAAAACCAGCTTCCGTTGGAGAGTGATCTACGGTTTAGACACGGCCAAAAGGTTCGTACAAGCCCTTTCAGGAAAATGTTGGATCCATTTATGAAGTCTAAATCTGTTAGAAGTCGTTTCAGTCATGCAATAGAAGCTGATGGAGATAAAGCTGTTAAGACAATTGACTTGCAGAGAAACGAGACACAGAGAAAGGTGAAGAGTTCAGATTGTGAATCCGATTTTTCGAATAATGATAATCGCCATAATGTTGTTGCATCTTCGCCCGTACATTTACATGGCTCTCTCAAGTTGGAAAGAAAACATGGGATGCCATTTTTTGAGTTCTCTCAGAGCTCTCCCGAAGATGTCTACGTAGCCAAGACGTGGAAGACAGACGATGCTTTTAAATGGGTATACACATTTCATACCCAAGATCATCAAAAGAAGAGCAATGCAAGTAATTTTGGATTGAATCATAGCTGCAAAAACTCCTTAATGGTGGGTCAGATGCAAGTTTCCTGTTATTTATCCTCTGAACTTCGAGGTGGTGGTTTTGACAACTCGATGGTCACAGAATTCGTTCTGTACGAAACAGGGCGTGCTAGAAAAAGTACAGCATCACAGGGAAGTTGCGACTTTATGCACGACGCTGTCAAACCTCCTAAAAGTTCTAATTCAGCCTTGGTTGAGGAAGCTTTTAGTATGAACGATGGGACTCtagaaaaaccaaaatttcagCAAAAACAAGCTTCTGAAAACTGTGATTATGGTTCTATTGATTCTTGCCCTTGGGATTCAGCAGATTTACATCCAGACCTGGAAGCTGCAGCTATTACTATGCAAATCCCATTTAGAAAAAGAGGTGATAAGCCAAGCAGCAAATTGATCTCAGCCGTCCAAAACCTCTCTAAGATTGAACAAAGGAAAGACGAACCTCCCCATCACACAACTCGAGAAACTCTGAAGGTGGTCATTCCCATTGGAAACCATGGTTTGCCTACTGTCGAAAGCCATGGCCCTTCTCCGTTACTCGATCGATGGAGATTGGGAGGCGGGTGTGACTGTGGTGGTTGGGACATGGGCTGTCCTCTACTAGTTTTGGGCACCCATAGTGCTGAAAATCAATCACACAAGGGGAAACAAACCTTTGAGCTTTTTCATCAG GGAGTAAAGGATACGACTCCAGCATTGACTATGAATGTCGTTAAAGATGGACACTACGCTGTCGATTTTCACGCGCGATTATCGACTTTGCAAGCGTTCTCCATTTGTGTTGCTATTTTACATGCGACTGAAGCTTGCAATGCTGTCCAGGTGGAGGAAACAAAAGAGTTGCAGCCTTGCAATTCTTTAAAGGTGCTTCTTGAGGAGGAAGTAAAGTTCTTGATCGACGCAGTCACGatggaggagaagaaaaaagaaacgagAACATTGAAAGAAACACCGTCGTCGTATTTGTTCAATCCTCCGTTTTCTCCGATTGCTAGAGTGTAG